The following are encoded in a window of Gossypium raimondii isolate GPD5lz chromosome 13, ASM2569854v1, whole genome shotgun sequence genomic DNA:
- the LOC105783873 gene encoding cysteine--tRNA ligase 2, cytoplasmic-like isoform X2, translated as MTQQKEVFKPKTPGKVHMYVCGVTCYDFSHLSHARTTVSFDVLYRYLKHLGYEVTYVRNFTDVDDKIIRRANETGEDPISLSDQYCKEYNTNMSDLQCISPTHEPFSNT; from the exons ATGACTCAGCAAAAAGAGGTTTTCAAGCCCAAAACCCCTGGAAAAGTTCACATGTATGTCTGCGGTGTCACTTGCTATGATTTCAGTCACCTTAGCCATGCTCGTACTACCGTTTCCTTTGATGTCCTTTACAG GTACCTTAAGCATCTGGGTTATGAGGTTACTTATGTCAGGAATTTTACTGATGTTGATGATAAG ATAATTCGTCGAGCCAATGAGACTGGAGAAGATCCTATAAGTTTAAGTGATCAGTACTGTAAAGAATATAATACAAACATGAGTGATCTACAGTGCATTTCTCCAACACATGAGCCTTTCTCCAACACATGA
- the LOC105783873 gene encoding cysteine--tRNA ligase 2, cytoplasmic-like isoform X1, with product MTQQKEVFKPKTPGKVHMYVCGVTCYDFSHLSHARTTVSFDVLYRCIICLKETPYAFFPIYFQNWLLIIGLYRYLKHLGYEVTYVRNFTDVDDKIIRRANETGEDPISLSDQYCKEYNTNMSDLQCISPTHEPFSNT from the exons ATGACTCAGCAAAAAGAGGTTTTCAAGCCCAAAACCCCTGGAAAAGTTCACATGTATGTCTGCGGTGTCACTTGCTATGATTTCAGTCACCTTAGCCATGCTCGTACTACCGTTTCCTTTGATGTCCTTTACAGGTGCATAATTTGTCTTAAAGAAACCCCTTATGCTTTTTTCcccatttattttcaaaattggttGCTGATTATTGGATTGTACAGGTACCTTAAGCATCTGGGTTATGAGGTTACTTATGTCAGGAATTTTACTGATGTTGATGATAAG ATAATTCGTCGAGCCAATGAGACTGGAGAAGATCCTATAAGTTTAAGTGATCAGTACTGTAAAGAATATAATACAAACATGAGTGATCTACAGTGCATTTCTCCAACACATGAGCCTTTCTCCAACACATGA
- the LOC105783871 gene encoding uncharacterized protein LOC105783871 isoform X2, with translation MVSFKYWDDCVDPEDLEAMWQQPAVRKEWIDVGETQGQKVHLSRDPEGQPYLTQTEMRAVAEIVTSRHFDTHIDPEMICTIAELESNRQPLAEQHDKKSKVTTVGIMQISPATAESMAKEYQISLYKIEGDPDILYRPFVNVYFGATYLKWLSNFENKVRTEEFMVRAYKGGTKKATHKSTLPYWKRYISVKETFTPRCRKHSNGPTTQAPTSTALDSSNSDDACLYWDSRVSPEDMREMWNNPEICNEWNKSSQKRGKVLFTLDSEKNPCLSRLELKAVAEIIVNNYFSTMGIKPTALCALAEMVSMRNVDGTEERAGLMGIDYSTAFRLYTEVGFRDYPIDYEEDLTKPFVSMYFGAAYFAWLSMYEGSERDLQFVIQAYISGPENVNPEGMCPEWAKFEQTLAGFEFRERNGGRCTVM, from the exons ATGGTCAGCTTCAAATATTGGGATGACTGTGTTGATCCTGAGGATTTGGAAGCAATGTGGCAACAACCTGCAGTGAGAAAAGAGTGGATTGATGTTGGGGAGACTCAAGGACAAAAAGTTCACCTATCAAGGGATCCTGAAGGACAGCCTTATTTGACACAAACAGAGATGCGG GCTGTTGCTGAAATAGTTACTAGCAGACATTTTGATACACATATAGATCCG GAGATGATTTGTACTATTGCAGAACTTGAAAGTAATAGGCAGCCTCTTGCCGAGCAACATGATAAGAAATCCAAGGTCACTACAGTAGGAATCATGCAGATTTCACCAGCAACTGCAGAGTCGATGGCCAA GGAGTATCAGATTTCATTATACAAAATTGAAGGGGATCCAGATATTCTGTACAGGCCGTTCGTAAATGTATATTTCGGAGCAACCTACCTTAAATGGTTATCAAACTTTGAAAACAA AGTTAGAACTGAAGAGTTTATGGTCAGGGCTTATAAGGGTGGTACAAAGAAAGCAACTCATAAATCAACCCTGCCATATTGGAAGCGTTATATTTCTGTGAAAGAGACTTTTACACCCAG GTGCAGAAAACATTCTAATGGTCCGACTACTCAAGCACCAACTTCAACTGCACTGGATTCATCGAACTCAG ATGATGCCTGCCTGTATTGGGACTCCAGAGTTTCCCCCGAAGACATGAGAGAGATGTGGAATAATCCTGAAATCTGCAACGAGTGGAATAAATCTAGTCAGAAAAGGGGAAAAGTGCTATTTACCCTTGATAGTGAGAAGAACCCATGTCTTTCTCGTTTAGAACTGAAG GCAGTTGCAGAAATAATTGTTAACAATTACTTCAGTACAATGGGAATAAAACCA ACGGCACTTTGTGCTCTGGCTGAGATGGTTAGCATGCGCAACGTAGACGGGACTGAAGAACGAGCAGGACTAATGGGAATTGACTACTCTACAGCTTTTCGGCTTTACAC AGAGGTGGGATTCAGGGATTATCCGATAGATTACGAAGAAGATCTCACCAAACCATTTGTGTCCATGTATTTTGGGGCGGCATATTTCGCTTGGTTATCAATGTATGAAGGGAG CGAAAGGGATCTGCAATTTGTCATTCAGGCTTATATTTCCGGACCGGAAAATGTAAATCCTGAAGGGATGTGTCCGGAGTGGGCTAAATTCGAGCAAACATTGGCTGGTTTTGAGTTCCGAGAGAG GAACGGAGGGAGGTGCACCGTCATGTGA
- the LOC105783871 gene encoding uncharacterized protein LOC105783871 isoform X1, protein MNPLGQYIYFFENYRSQCRYQWHFTHLSFFSKISSYPFLHYIPFFLLIFFSSVYGIITISYFLVLSCPATMVSFKYWDDCVDPEDLEAMWQQPAVRKEWIDVGETQGQKVHLSRDPEGQPYLTQTEMRAVAEIVTSRHFDTHIDPEMICTIAELESNRQPLAEQHDKKSKVTTVGIMQISPATAESMAKEYQISLYKIEGDPDILYRPFVNVYFGATYLKWLSNFENKVRTEEFMVRAYKGGTKKATHKSTLPYWKRYISVKETFTPRCRKHSNGPTTQAPTSTALDSSNSDDACLYWDSRVSPEDMREMWNNPEICNEWNKSSQKRGKVLFTLDSEKNPCLSRLELKAVAEIIVNNYFSTMGIKPTALCALAEMVSMRNVDGTEERAGLMGIDYSTAFRLYTEVGFRDYPIDYEEDLTKPFVSMYFGAAYFAWLSMYEGSERDLQFVIQAYISGPENVNPEGMCPEWAKFEQTLAGFEFRERNGGRCTVM, encoded by the exons ATGAATCCACTTggccaatatatatatttttttgaaaattacagaaGCCAGTGCCGGTATCAATGGCATTTCACTcatctttccttcttttctaaAATCTCTAGTTACCCATTTCTCCATTATATTCCTTTCTTccttctcattttcttctcttctgtTTATGGTATTATTACTATTTCATATTTCCTTGTGTTAAGCTg TCCTGCCACGATGGTCAGCTTCAAATATTGGGATGACTGTGTTGATCCTGAGGATTTGGAAGCAATGTGGCAACAACCTGCAGTGAGAAAAGAGTGGATTGATGTTGGGGAGACTCAAGGACAAAAAGTTCACCTATCAAGGGATCCTGAAGGACAGCCTTATTTGACACAAACAGAGATGCGG GCTGTTGCTGAAATAGTTACTAGCAGACATTTTGATACACATATAGATCCG GAGATGATTTGTACTATTGCAGAACTTGAAAGTAATAGGCAGCCTCTTGCCGAGCAACATGATAAGAAATCCAAGGTCACTACAGTAGGAATCATGCAGATTTCACCAGCAACTGCAGAGTCGATGGCCAA GGAGTATCAGATTTCATTATACAAAATTGAAGGGGATCCAGATATTCTGTACAGGCCGTTCGTAAATGTATATTTCGGAGCAACCTACCTTAAATGGTTATCAAACTTTGAAAACAA AGTTAGAACTGAAGAGTTTATGGTCAGGGCTTATAAGGGTGGTACAAAGAAAGCAACTCATAAATCAACCCTGCCATATTGGAAGCGTTATATTTCTGTGAAAGAGACTTTTACACCCAG GTGCAGAAAACATTCTAATGGTCCGACTACTCAAGCACCAACTTCAACTGCACTGGATTCATCGAACTCAG ATGATGCCTGCCTGTATTGGGACTCCAGAGTTTCCCCCGAAGACATGAGAGAGATGTGGAATAATCCTGAAATCTGCAACGAGTGGAATAAATCTAGTCAGAAAAGGGGAAAAGTGCTATTTACCCTTGATAGTGAGAAGAACCCATGTCTTTCTCGTTTAGAACTGAAG GCAGTTGCAGAAATAATTGTTAACAATTACTTCAGTACAATGGGAATAAAACCA ACGGCACTTTGTGCTCTGGCTGAGATGGTTAGCATGCGCAACGTAGACGGGACTGAAGAACGAGCAGGACTAATGGGAATTGACTACTCTACAGCTTTTCGGCTTTACAC AGAGGTGGGATTCAGGGATTATCCGATAGATTACGAAGAAGATCTCACCAAACCATTTGTGTCCATGTATTTTGGGGCGGCATATTTCGCTTGGTTATCAATGTATGAAGGGAG CGAAAGGGATCTGCAATTTGTCATTCAGGCTTATATTTCCGGACCGGAAAATGTAAATCCTGAAGGGATGTGTCCGGAGTGGGCTAAATTCGAGCAAACATTGGCTGGTTTTGAGTTCCGAGAGAG GAACGGAGGGAGGTGCACCGTCATGTGA